GGGACCCAGTTCGTCGACCACGCGATAGACCGGCTCCGGGCGCCCCAGGTCGTGCAGCCGCTCCTGCAGCGCCGATTTGAAGTCCCCGTAAGTCAGCTGCCGCAGGTCGATGGCCTCGAGAAAGGGGCCGATCTGGCGTCCGACGAAATCGCCGGCGGCCTCGACGCCGCCGTCGAGGTAGATGGCGCCGATGATGGCCTCGAAGGCGTCCACCAGGATGGCGCGCTTGGCCCGCCCCCCGGTCTTCTCCTCCCCCCTGCTGAGGCGGATGAAGTCGCCCACCCGGATCGCCTCGGCCAGCTTCACCAGGGAGGCGGCGCTGACGAGGTAGGCCTTGATCTTGGACAGGTCCCCCTCGGTCATCCCCGGGCAGGCGTGGAAGATGCGGG
The window above is part of the Acidobacteriota bacterium genome. Proteins encoded here:
- the rnc gene encoding ribonuclease III, with amino-acid sequence MSEPGGGAGELERRLGYAFRNRALLGQALTHRSWVNESGEPGPGHNEALEFLGDAVLGFLVSSRIFHACPGMTEGDLSKIKAYLVSAASLVKLAEAIRVGDFIRLSRGEEKTGGRAKRAILVDAFEAIIGAIYLDGGVEAAGDFVGRQIGPFLEAIDLRQLTYGDFKSALQERLHDLGRPEPVYRVVDELGPDHRKTFVVEVEVDGRVVAESSGKTKKEAQQSAARLALERLPDPS